The following proteins are co-located in the Pan troglodytes isolate AG18354 chromosome 5, NHGRI_mPanTro3-v2.0_pri, whole genome shotgun sequence genome:
- the TSPO2 gene encoding translocator protein 2 produces the protein MRLQGAIFVLLPHLGPILVWLFTRDHMSGWCEGPRMLSWCPFYKVLLLVQTAIYSVVGYASYLVWKDLGGGLGWPLALPLGLYAVQLTISWTVLVLFFTVHNPGLALLHLLLLYGLVVSTALIWHPINKLAALLLLPYLAWLTVTSALTYHLWRDSLCPVHQPQPTEKSD, from the exons ATGCGGCTTCAAGGGGCCATCTTTGTGCTCCTGCCCCACCTGGGGCCCATCCTGGTCTGGCTGTTCACTCGTGATCACATGTCTGGTTGGTGTGAGGGCCCGAGGATGCTGTCCTGGTGCCCATTCTACAAAGTCTTATTGCTTGTACAGACAGCCATCTACTCTGTCGTGGG CTACGCCTCCTACCTGGTGTGGAAGGACCTGGGAGGGGGCTTGGGGTGGCCCCTGGCCCTGCCTCTTGGCCTCTATGCTGTTCAGCTCACCATCAGCTGGACTGTCCTGGTTCTCTTTTTCACAGTCCACAACCCTGGTCTG GCCCTGCTGCACCTGCTGCTGCTGTATGGGCTGGTGGTGAGCACAGCACTGATCTGGCATCCCATCAACAAACTGGCTGCCCTGTTACTGCTGCCCTACCTAGCCTGGCTCACCGTGACTTCAGCCCTCACCTACCACCTGTGGAGGGACAGCCTTTGTCCAGTGCACCAGCCTCAGCCCACGGAGAAGAGTGACTGA